GACAGTGTCATTATTTTTAACCactattattatcatcacaTAACCAAATGAATTACCAAAAATTGCAGAGGGGAAGTTTCTCTGGAAAGTTTCATTGGGAAGTTTAGCAAAATAATTTTGGAAGTTCATTTAACATGTTGGACAATCtggtctttattattattattgatttatttattaaaagctACTGaccgtagaatattccatttcgaaacGCTACTTccacctgctgacaaaaaatgaaactgcacataccgtttttcacatacacaccacgcacatgacgtcacatccgcagggcacgggaaattctaaccctaatccagtctaaaaactattggccagaggcttgcaggagtaccgattgtgaacagctaaaatgttaatctactaattagaaggcatttcagtcataaatggtcaaataaaaagcttattgtaaagttattttggggaaaaaagttccatattgcagctttaatatAGGCCTACAATTTTTATTATATGGGCAACGACGGTTAAGGGTTTCCATCAGACCAGCACAGTTaatttaaacacattaaaaaaaaaatatatatatatatatattatttacaattgaacTATCAGCTACAATTTATAATATGTATAGTTTAGGACATAGATCTATCTTGGAAAACTTTCTACAATGGTCGCACCAAATGGCGGTTGGTCGCACCacatatttttaaagttatgaggctaacaaatagctatctgaacaaaacaagctagctagccacacaagtaaagttataatgaaaatataggcttttttttttcaggtcataCCACATGATGTCCAAACACCAGTACGCGTCACCATTGTCTGGCTGGGTTTGCTACAAATTGAATGAAGTTGTCACATTTCATTGGTTAAACgcgtgtcatcatcatcatcaaatgtTTGCGCTGGTTATTTTGTTTCTGTAGCTCACATAGTCACATTACTATTCAATAGAATCATGGAATAACATACTCACCAGCTACAACATGCATCAATGTTTAAAATTGTTAGCCTTTTCAGCTAAATGAAGAAAATCCACATATGAAGTAGATAAGTTTGTCTCTTTTGAAGTATTCCTAGAGTGTAATGCACTTCTCCCAGCCCTCTCTGCCACACCTTCACACATACGTGGAAGGTTTCTGGTCACTGCTATCTTGATGTCGTCCATTACTTCCAAACGGGTCCCCCTTGATGTCCTTCTTAAGCTTGAGAAATAGAGAAGAATCACACAGTGCCATGCCGTGTGAATAGTGAGCTTGCTCTGAGTCTAGCATGGTAATTTTCTTCTtggccaggaactgtcagatgctcagcaTTGTAAAATGATGCAATCTCATGGTGAagcaattttaataataataataataataataaggtaaCATGCTATTGTAATTTCTTAGGGTGATTAATTTTGGTTTTCATTATCTTAAAGCAATAAATCAtacacctgtaaaaaaaaataaaaaaaatcatgaagtAGTTCACTCTGTGTGCAATATATTGAAAGTAAATAATAGCCTATGAATtgcactttttgaattgaacatCTGGCATAAATTGCTTCCCCAAAATATTCTGAGCAGCAACGTGTCTGACTCAAATTTCTGAGGTTCAGGATTCGAATCTTACTTAGCTCCTGCCTTCCTTCTTGTATGGAGTTTTGCATGTGTTCCCCCGTGTTCCCGTTCATTTTCTGTGCTCTCAGAAATATGCATGTTCGATTCCCCACCACTTGGGGGCAGCGTTGCTACTCTGTGTTTACTTCACACTATACACCACTTGAGACTTCATATTGAACAAcggaagaattaaaaaaaagtctcatctACCAGGCTTGtttagaaaatatttatttctcgTAATGTACACTGTACAAAGGCACAAAAACGTGAGACACATCTCACCCATCATCACAATCATACGCATGTGGAGTGTTTCTTCCTAAAAAGATTTGATTTAAAACTGAATGATTGTGAAATGATTCTCTATTGTACCAATGACAATACAAGCACCCATTTGTGTACTACAACAAATAGAAAAaccttttgataaataaaagaCATGATTCACATAATGATTTGTGcaatgatttttcaaaaattaagaGGTTATCTACAAATCAGTCAATTGTCAGTTTCTTTGTTGAACATGTCATATGAAGGATAGTTTTCAAACCACAAATGTATTCATGAAACCCTTTTTGATCATAGCACTCTTAAACTCTTAACATTATTGCTGACTGACTACATTGAACCGAACTGCTACTATAACACACGATCAGCTGTGTGTTCATTCAACCTTTGTGACAATTACATTGTGAGGTCTCAAGCACTGTTTGTTAAAGGAGAtcacgtgtttgtgtgtaaaatgtttttctttatttatgtgAGTAGTATAGATATTTAGTTTGGGTGAAGCAATGAGTGTTTTGCATGTATGTCGCATAGTTCTGAGTTTGGGGTTCGATCTGGCTTATTGACTATTGATATGTCGGCCTCTTAAGTGTCACTTATGATTGTCACGTCATCACAAATCAGCAGCTTGAATGCCCTTCGAGGATGACAGTGCACCATTCCTTTCTGTCCCTTCTTTACATATGCTCTTCACACACTATTCCTACTTTCAAATATTCTACTTGCTCAAATAtggcaaaaagaaaatattaacaaaacaaaaatgcaatgtcctgtgattggcttgcaaccagttcagggtgtaccccgcctactgcccgaagccagctgggataggctccagcgccgccccgccccgcgacccttgtgaggaaaagcggttaagaaaatggatggattgaaaaatgcaatgtgaaaaaatgtaatgtctTAATCAGCAAATTCAGTTACAAATTCCATTCAATCaacaattttgatttttgtggCACATTTACAGTTGCTGACCATGTTAAACATTATATACTGATCATTTGAATATTTTCCATTACCAATGTAGTCTGATAGTCTTTGCTGACTTGATGGAATAACAATGGGACTGATGATTCAATCAAGACAATGTCACACTGTCATTTAAAGTAGTTCGAAGTGTGTCTTGAGACTTTTTACTAAGACACTCACCATAACTTCAGCTTCCATCAAAGGACACAGTTTGACGACTTGAAATATCTGAATAATGATTGAATATCTTCCACATATAATGACATTAACTAACTGAAAGCGCCGACTGTTTGGAAGGCACAAACAACACATTCAACAATGTAAAATGCTGTATTAAGGTTCTGCATGTGACTTGAGCGGGATGGTATGGACACTAGTCTATAGTCGAAATGGAAGTGGATAATATTCAGTGCTGTTCAACCTGGTACATTTTTTCTTGAATTCTATTATGGGAGAGAAATTAATTGTTAACAAATTTTGTGTTAATCAACTTGTGTcttctatacacacacacacacatgcaccgtGCAAAATTTGTAGTTAATCCCCTGATTTccgatcaaagtcagcaaaggccaGATTATTGGATGCCTATGTAAAATTGTGATTGATTAGTGGTTTGTATGGGCCGTGTaaaccaggggtcaccaactcaGGTCATCATGGACTGGAGCCCTGCATTTTTTAAGCAGTTCCTCCTccacacacctgattcaaatgatcagaaaCTGATCATTTGATTGAGGTGTGTTGGAAGATGGAAACATCAAAAACATTCTCTGGTTtcttgatgtctccctaatcCTGAATTCAGATGtatttggggttggtgaaagattctggatttgtaactctgtggaTGGAGGGTGGTGcctggttggtgttggatttcactttgcttcatctttccttcctttgatccttcctctggtctctttgCAACTTCATGACAActggcgggactctgaagtatctggttaaggtgaagggtcttggattgaaacaatttttttttgagagctcagtatcaTTCATTCGGCAGCCTTCCTAAGTCAACATGTTATCATcatcgctcttttttttttttttttgtgcatgcgtCGTGCGTTTGTGCTCTGTACTCACCTAATACTTttgaaaaatcccatacccttcactttaaccggatacttcagagtagAGCtatgcaattaatcgaaattcaattacgatTTTGATGATTAGCCTCtacgattacaaaattggcataatcgtacaAAAACGATTATTAATGCTATGGCCGTCATTTCTGCCTCGGATACCGACTGAGATAATCGTAGTCAAGCTAACGACAGTATGCATGACAGTACACGGGGCTAACGCTGTGAGAAacctaatttcaaaataaaccttacctTACCAAGTAGTATATGTAGATCAATGCATAGtagcgcttttattttgaagttgtgttTGGAAGTGTGTCGTCGTGGTATAAGGGCTGACGATGTGCTCGTCTATTCAGAGTTTGTGAACAACGGCAGTATAAATGCCCTAAACTATAGCTACAGGCATTAGTAACACAACCTCGTCCTGAAGTCACGTTCAAGCTCCAGTGAAAAGCGCTGAGACATAAttatgctgacattgtattgtacGGCGCATGTTGCCAGTGTTTAGTGGTGACTGCTAGCTAACAGCGAGCTACCAGCAGCAAGCTAGCTgcgctagcaagctagctgcgCTAGCTAGCAGCGGTAAAGTGCTCCAGCCAGTCTGATTACTTTTCAAAAGCGTAAATACTACAGCTCgtagacagctgggataggctccagcgcgcctgcgaccctcgtgaggttcgaaaatggatgaatggactgtgcacactttgatgctgacagcctgactACTTTGCCGTTCCTATTGATCACTTAACAAACCatgcttactcaaatgtgctatttatttagcCGACAAAATCGCTATTGTGGGTCTGAAGTCACTTAAGTTCCATTGAgcaaaatctatggggagagatttgtctaaaatctcactgtttcagagagaaaaaaaccctaaccctaaccctaaacccctAACCCAGTAGGATATTGGACaaccaaaatattcgatagctgcagtcctaataatattaattttgagttgctTTGAGGCACGTCCGCACGAGTTCTTTCACCACACACCCCTGTCAAAACTAGCTTGCACAAGCTGCACCCCAACTTCAAAtttttgctaacataaataatatatattattataaattctgtttggtccaaaaggaacttatataattatagtgtttcagataattgtatttgtcttaatattttaaaatgtttaaacattttcttgttttgaaacaaaaaaataaagaatcatttgaataatcgtgatttcaatgattaccaaaataattgtgattattattttttccataaacaAGCAGCCCTACTTCAGAGTTCCGCTGGAGTCGTCAATTtatcaggagaccagaggaaggatcaaagggtTTGTCATGGATttataacaggtttcaggtgaattaatgagcacaaaaaaagagtgattatgatgacattttgactcgggaaggctgccggatgaataatactgagctctcagagaaaaaaaggaaacatccaaaacatgcaggcTAGGCGCCCTCAAGGGCCGTAGTGAGTGACCCCTGATGTGAACTGTACAAGAAAGATCCAGACagcagtaataaaaataaaacacattacagtACTATATCTTAATCTTAATCCATGGCACCATAGTAGTTTAGTGGaaagcacgtctgcctcacagttgagaggtactgagtttgaatcttggctcCGAGTGGGTTTTCACCAGGTTGCCCATTAAGATGAGTATGATTGGTTTCTTGTTTATATGTACCCCACAATTAGTTCACTGGCCAGTACAGCATATGGTGGTGGACCCTGCCTCAAGTTCACacatgaccctaatgaggaaaaGCAGTAGAGAAAGTGGATTGATGGATTTTAATAAGAAGTGGGCCTGTTGGAATTAGAAATTAGATCCCCATTGGGATCATTCCTTGGGAACAGATTAAAAGGTGAACAACAACTTAAGGTTTTTAATTAAAggttaacaacaacaactcaacacatactgtaatttcCCCAAATCATCCTCATTCCACCTGACAAAATACAATTTCTGCTCCACAACTGTACCTCATGACCTGCCCTTTGTCCCAGTAGCCTTACTCCATCCTGTCGCTACCATCACCGTTGATCTGCACAACACAGTCCTTGTCCAAAGGGTCCTTGGAATGCATCGTGTCAAAGTGATGGTTGCTCACCACGTACCTCCCGCAGGCATCCAGGCCCAAAGCGGGCACAAAGCAACGATCAAACTGGATCTCCTGGCGCAGGTAGGAGGTCCTCTTCTGGCAGGTGTCCCCCGTTCCCTCCTGCGAGGCTGACAGAAACACCACCAGCTCAAAGTGGTTTGGCGTGCCTTCACGCAGGGCGGGGTAGAGGGGGCTGCGGCGGTCCAGGGGATGGTAAAAGGTGAGTGGGAAGATGAAGAAGGGGCAGGGATGCTGGCCCAGATGATCCACGTAGAAGTCCAGAGAGGTTTGGTGCAGGGGTTGGCCTTCGTGCTCCTCATACAGGACGGCACTCACCTTCAcgtccaccagagggcgccgCAGCAGGTTTGTGGCTCTCAGCATGAGGCAGGTTTGGCCCTGGTGCTGGCTCACCACGCCCTGGTGGCTAAACTGGATGGCTGTGGCTCGCTTCTGAGGACAAGATATCTTGGCCACAAATGCACCTGGTAGACAATTGACAATTTGTAAATGACGTTCCTCATTCCAATTTGTCtcgtgtatgtttttgttttggtgagtcaaccataaaaacaaaactcgaATCATTGTGTGCTTCATCGCTTATTATCAAAGTTAAGGTGAAATCTGCGAGCGACTCAGCATTGCACTGTCAATGTCTCCACCATTCAAATTAAGACCAagattttaattaagttttaattttattaaaacaatCACAACTTTAAATGTGCCATACTCCTGAAGAGAGGTATGGCAGAGATTGTAaaagcccccccgcccccagaaaaaaaaaagtaacatttgtaaaaaaaaaaaaattgtccaagGATACACGCAGCCTTTCAATAtagctactttttattttgttttgaattttgtttttttaattcagttctTTTTTAGAgcgttttttgttagtttttattgttttttaaaatgcttcgtttcagtttagttttttttttttttttaatgaatcatttTAGTTAGCTTTTATTagtttatatttttcaaatgctttgtattagtttgtatttgtatttaattattaacaGTTTTGGGTCATTCCAGAATTATAGCACATTTGACATCCCACccatcaaattttaaataatccacatacaaaatactaaaacatGCAGTTTATGAGTAAATTTACTTGTCCTGAGaccaaatctaaaaaataaaaaaaacacacacaaaaggatgCTGTTttagaaatacaaaataagtcTGGAGTACCCCCTAAATTGCCTTCATCTCTTGCCCCAAACACCCTACTGACCGAATAGTCTCAaataaaatggttaaaatgaaatttaaattactttttttttgcattgtttcaTTGTTGTCTCTTGTAATGGTGAGAACATTTGCtttaataaacacaatatttcaaataattacTGCACACAACCCTGTTACCATAAGCGTTTTAGCATGGTAGAAGAAGAAAGCAGTGCATCACATGATATGCTGGACTTTGAGGACCAAAACcgcccaaattaaaaatgaataaataaatgtctaaaagtgaaaataaaaacggatataaaaaaaattaattcaaaaattaaatacaaaaaataaataatacatggaaataaaaacaagtatatatatatatatatatagagagagagagagagagagagagagagaaagtgtgtgtgtgtctgtgtgtgtgcgcgtgttgtAACGAACTAAGTGGTTGTGTGTTCTGGGTTGCTTTAATGTTGAGCACTATTATGTCTGACTGTTAGTGAGCGCAACACAGGTCTCGCAGGAGGGAGGGGATGAGACGTGCGGTTTGGTtgcgtgtgttgttttttgctgcTAGCCTCGTGAGTTGTTGTACTCTGACGTCAGCTACAGCTAACTGGCGTTTTGTTGAGAGGAATAAACGGGTGATATCCCAATCAACATCTATATTAAacgaaataaagtaaaatatataaaaagaaatgtcaaaataaatacaaaactaaatgtatatatagaattaaatatcaatcaataaataaaaacgctctgctctcacatttatttatttcatgctgcagacgctctgtcaggtcgaaatgttattcaaatgagggggcgtgCCTAAGCCTGTTGTGGGTTGGGCTCTGCTCTTGCAAACTGCCTAGAGTGAGTGGGtcagcgaacaaggaagtctggCCGCggtcgccggcttgcatggaaagctccagcaatggacgactatcttgtccactgtcaccacaacttggaACTTGACTTTCTGGACAACAAATCGTGGTGACAGTGGaaaagatagtcgtccattgttggagctctccatgcaagctggggagacttccttgttcaccAACCCGCTCACTCGATCATGAGGTAGATGCACGGACTTTTGACCTccggttttacacatcagcgccgtttccggccattgctggccgcgttccaacactcgcacccccacccctgcaccacccaaccgcgcgctcccgctcattggctgaaatgcttcggacactgagacagacactacacactcgcagcctttCACCTGTCGATGGGAACACACAACCGAGGCGCACAAAggtggaagcgcaagtactgggacgcagCCCACAcatcgcaaaccggaaacggaaacaaagttgatgggtgaaaacccggaagtcggaagttctgcctcctccgtggcatatagtccattgaaAGGCAGCTTGAACTTTCCAAGAGCGGAGCCCAACCCatgacacgcttaggaccgcccccttatttgaataacatttcgacctggcaAAGCGTCAAGCGTCTGCAgcacgaaataaataaatgtgagagcagagcatttttatttattgattgatatttaattctatttatatatttattttttacggaGCCCCTGAAGTGACAtggcagaa
The genomic region above belongs to Vanacampus margaritifer isolate UIUO_Vmar chromosome 5, RoL_Vmar_1.0, whole genome shotgun sequence and contains:
- the kcnj13 gene encoding inward rectifier potassium channel 13, with the protein product MTSKSNTSVADGKVSSSPLLSSPKRHRLVTKDGHCTLRPPLCPSGSWLGASSRAWLLALHDMWGQLVGLRWRWVLLAFCASFVAHWLLFACLWYLLAHINGDLDVLDHDAPPQGHVVCVKHITSFTAAFSFSLETQLTIGYGTMFPSGDCPSAIALLAVQMLLGLMLEAFITGAFVAKISCPQKRATAIQFSHQGVVSQHQGQTCLMLRATNLLRRPLVDVKVSAVLYEEHEGQPLHQTSLDFYVDHLGQHPCPFFIFPLTFYHPLDRRSPLYPALREGTPNHFELVVFLSASQEGTGDTCQKRTSYLRQEIQFDRCFVPALGLDACGRYVVSNHHFDTMHSKDPLDKDCVVQINGDGSDRME